One Lasioglossum baleicum chromosome 6, iyLasBale1, whole genome shotgun sequence genomic window carries:
- the LOC143209419 gene encoding uncharacterized protein LOC143209419, with protein sequence MAPRLPPPFFSIFYGRRSQEFPELEETRQRDKFAQDLKRGTRNAEIAWMVSTKKPVESFNYSRRRIQRHTQLAY encoded by the exons ATGGCTCCTCGCTTACCACCACCATTTTTTTCAATCTTCTATGGACGTCGCAGCCAGGAATTTCCTGAGCTGGAAGAGACCCGACAACGTGATAAATTCGCCCAG GATCTAAAACGTGGAACGAGGAATGCAGAAATAGCTTGGATGGTTTCCACAAAAAAGCCTGTTGAATCTTTCAATTATTCAAGACGGCGAATCCAACGGCACACGCAGTTGGCATACTAA